The segment CACAAAATGTCTTAACAACATATAAACAGCATTATATAACAAATATGGcggcgaataaaagattgttaaactatgcctagaaacaagaaaatgaatCTGGTAAAACTtgtacaatgttgctcacattttaagtacagaaatgaagccattttccgacGCAAATAGTCAGAATATTAAATGgaagtttctaataaaataattttaggtCGATTTCATGTCGTTTTTGTACCTTATCATGTGGTCGAATTAAGTTGAACATCACTGGTTTAGAccactgagaaaaaaaaaaaggtcatgttATGAATCAACCCAAAAGATTTGcttgaaaagaaatgttttcacttgtaaatttttttaaattttcacagCATTTATCTACCCTGTTGTCGCCCACTGGGGGTGGTCTTATGAGGGGTGGCTCGTCAACGGACACGACTTCGTCATAGATGGACAGACAGTGACCATCAAATACGAGGTAAGACATTGTGGACGTTTCATTAGTAGCTGGTCAGGTTTGGGCATGTAAACTAGTATTAAGGTCATTATCACATTTGTTAttgtcaaaaattattttacctCTTTACTTTGTTAATAATAGAAGTTTCGATTGCAAAAACATTACAGGATTTTGGTGGCAGCAGCGTGGTCCACTTGGTTGGAGGTACGGCAGCATTTGTTGCCACTTGTTTCTTAGGGCCTCGTATTGGAAGATTTCACAAAGAAACAGGAAAACCTATTCACATAGAGGGCCACTCTGTAGCTGTAAGTATATATGCGAGTCTTTCTTAGTTTGAGgacttaacatttttaaaaatttggcaTAAAAGGTAGCGGATGAGAAACAAAAATGGGATATTCAATTAAATGTTGATACGACAATAACTTAAGTGTAATAATGGTTAAGTCGTAAGGGAAATGTCTCTTTAAGCAGGTATTTTTTGTGTTAAAATCggatttataaagaaaatagtGCCTGGATATAATAAACATAAAGACAGCACTGGGGACCAAAAATTGAACAATCTGAAAGATTATTTTCTTTGTGGGATCTAGATGgtctttttttccttcttgGTACTGCGTTGCTTTTTAAGTTTTCAGTGTCTGAGGTTTGCCATTGgtcagataaaaaaaacttccaatttcagaccttgtgatctattgggcagatgatgtaaaggtaatctgtttcggTGGCCCACGATTTATgaaggtgttatgtggccagcacaacaaccaaccgcctttgcttttcctgTGACGAGCTATCGGAAGAGGTCGGTCAGTCAGTCGCTAGTCAtcagttccatatgctaggacaaatatgtacaaatgctccttcttccctagtgctattagagcatggaatgggttgcctgagccagccaggaaaaccagtgacttggcagaatttaagtcattggttaactgtttaacatgcatgactagatgcatgacgtgtaggacgtaatctttttttttttgttgaagtaacgtctgtattttataagattaatGTGCTTTTGCTTTTTATGGATCGACTGCGATTTCACAGTCACATTTCAACATTATTTTACATCGGCAACTCATCATTAGGATTGATATTTTGTATCAGTTTCTTGAACGGAACttaaaagaattaaagaaaatgatattcAACGCTGTTTCTTAAGTGTATCCAAGGAGTGAGTTGTAATAGATTTAGGGGCACCTCCGAATCCGTATGTCATGATTGAGACAACACAAGGCTCTCTCCAACATAACATCGTGACAAATGGACCATACAGACGATTCCTGCTCATGCTATTAGCTCCTATGACTGCTTCAGTGAGGGCGCACCGAACCTCTGCTATCGATTCTTAAAACGCATTGATTCTATGATTTATTTCAGCTTTGCACCGTTGGCATATTTGTGCTTCTGTTTGGGTTTATGGCCCTGAACGCTGGCTCGCAACATCATATCACCTACCCAGGAGACGCCCCTGCTATTAGCCTTGCTGTTTTGAACACGCTGATATCTGCCAGCGTCGGAGGTGTGGCCTCCCTATTGACACACAGGTAATGGCGCCCTTCATTTTCTAACAGTTAGCATAGAATTAGGATTTCAATGTTCGTATCTGATATGTATCTACTACAGAAACAGCATGTCATTGAATACTCTGTTTAACGGCGTcacatttgaaatgtttagTTCTTATAGCAATAGACATGACGTAGTGGCATTATTCGGTCAATAGTAAAATCATAGCCATCACGGCAATTTTGAATTTGAAATTCCACAATAAATGTGTTAATACCATGAATATACACTGtaaaatttcttctttttttttttttttcaaagatttggCATATTCGGCAATAGTTGGAGTTTGCATGGAGTTATCAACGGAGCCTTTGTTGGCAtggtattagattttttttatttgagctTCTAGCGTaaaccttttttatttcataacactatttaacttaattatattgtttaaaTCAATAGCTATAAAATGCTAATAATACTAGCCTCAGTAACACaggccctccccccccccacttggtAAACGTTATAAAGATCAACTAAGGCGCCATTTTGCCCATAgaagaaagtagctggcagcagatggcctcggaaagagacagagagctcTCGTGAAGGCTGTGAGACACAATTTCACTGAAGTCCAATGAAAAGCCCCTATAGAAGACATGCACATAAGTCGTAAAGAAAACTCCCTCAACCGAATTCCCCTCAGTACCTACCACCTGTACAAGTTGCTCTCAATTCATAATTTTTAATCCCCAAACACGTATCTTCATTACACAGGTGTCTATCTGTGGAGGCTGCAACAACGTCCGCCCTTGGGGCGCCGCCGTGGTGGGACTTGTGGCCAGTTTCATCATGAAAGGCATTGAACTCCTGTTGCTTAGGTACAAAATCGATGATCCTCTGAACGCCTGTGGAAGTAAGTCTTTGATATCTTGTCTTAATGTATACATTGAATCTTGAATGACAATAACGATGGCAAGTCTATAACGAATAAGAAATagcaattaattataattagagcttggtggacacATAGGCGTCCTAAagatccgaaattaaaaatcccagtcttcatcaggattcgaacccgggatccctcggttcggaagccaagcgtttaatCACTCAGCCTCCACGCCATTTAAGCTTATAGGTTAGGTCTTACCAGCTACAGAAGGcgcatttcttattccttatGCTAGGAAACATTCAAGTGCTCCTTTTTTCCCCTAGTGCTATAGTAGATGTCTGAATCAGCGAcgaaaatcaatgacttaggAGTTAAAGTCTGTAATTCtaattaaaatgcatgactagattatcACATGGataagcgtaggacgtaattattacCCTCTCTTATAAGAAACGTGTgcaaacatcattaaaaaagcatcaaaaattacactcacaacattaccacatttaaaggaactttttgaacaaacgtgcctaagaaaaatcgaaaaaatcttggaagacaacggccacccgctccatcagaactacgccaggtcgtcgcgaagtgggcgactgctgtcaatcaaaacaagaacggagcggtacaaaaactcgttcgtacctcactcggtcagactctatcaccgccactcattgatcagggaacatgaaatgcaccaagatacctgtgtgtagtcgctgaatgaactctttatgttgtctgttgtatttatgtgtatttttctgttgtgttgtctttatatgagaaacgagtccttgtaatcacaacaaatttccgtaaggatcaataaagcagtcttagtcttagtcttagtcttagtcaatTGATAAGAGAAGTTACAGAAGTCCTGCAAGATGAAAACTTTAGTTTCCCGCAATGAGTTTACTAAAGACCGGatcatattttaaagtttttctttttcatttcgtCCATATCTTCCTTCtgattgtgtttgtttttgatACTTTGTACTTAACactaatattttgtttctttccaaACAGTTCATTTCGGAGGGGGCTCATGGGGCGCTATAAGTCTGGCATTTCTGAAGTACGACACGGGTATTTTCTTTACTTGGTCTCAACGATCTGGAGCTGTGAGTTCAAAGCGTCTTAAAGGGAAAcgccgatggtttttcaaatttgaattattgacatatttaaattatgcgtaaaaagttgtaatagtaaactgtttaccattttttatttaaatgcttagaaacatttatatttaataaataagacactaaattcttgacatctccaaaaaaaaaaggggtacattgagattttgttttaaggttaggcatacgtcacttccctcaacaatactgaaaaggaaactagatttaaccaatcgtatcgcttcattcttacagtagctgttaggctgttaggcttagtgacggcctagtcctgagctatggtacagttatatatagatatagatagatttaaaagcattaggataaccaactcgagaaaaaaagtaacattttcatctaagcctcttcctgtcccaagaagtaaatataTCGTGTGTCtcattcgaacaaactggttagtgtaaggctagtctagactacttgtagtcggtcatgacaagacaaccaagctatagtttgttgtgtgttgagtggtcggGCGATAAAATTCACCTTGCCGCGGTTAGTCAAGcttgtaaatctacttttaaaacgcatttattctttaattataagatctagatctaactgcataggaGAAGATATATATCTCTTACCAGAATGTTAACTTTGCTGTACGGTTTtccgttatacaataagtcaatagattaaattaataggtttgTGTGAAACCCGATGAAAGTCTGACCGTtctggatgcgcaggaaaattacgtcagaaaaacatcaattactaagttattatagcaaataaaaaatagaataatatatttattatctgtaaatcaaaacacatattatatcaaaaattctCAAAACCattggagtttccctttaaacacACTTTTAGTTTATATTTATGCACAACTATGTTAAACTTTtatattacaatttcttttttgtagaaataaaaaggaTAATTAATTCTTCATAGTAGGAGTTTGTTAcaagatttgaaaacaaaacagataTTAATGATACCTAAGAGAAACGATGATTTCTCGCCAGTAACTTCCATTGGCAATACCTCATTGCTCGAGCCTTCCATGATAGACTTCTcagataaaattatttttgaaatgttCACAATTTGGGAAACGATTATTATCATGTTTCTTGTTTCAACAGATGCTAGCGTGGCAGTTTGCTGGAGTGTTGTCCATCATCACCTGGACTGGAACATTGGCTGTTTTAGTTTTCGGCGCCCTCAAATTTTTCGGCATATTTCGAGTCCCAGAAGAAGTGGAAATTAAAGGTAACCAAACCATGGCGCGGTGTCAGGAGGAGGTGGGGGTTGCTTGGGATAAGAATAGAGTGTTGAAAAGAGATCAGATGACCCCAACATCCGCtcaatagattgcaaggtcatATATGAGGTACTATGGGATAGGCATCAATTAATGGAAGGACCCAATCTTTGCAATCTCATTGAGAACTGGCAATGGACATAGCTTAATGGCATGAAGTTAGAGAAGAATGAACACTGGTGCCCCAATGTCACTGATATatgggatggctgcctggtcatgcggtttgcacgctggactgtcgttcagattcataGATGGTCTTGgggtcaaaccctgcccgctcccatcccccgtcgtcctgcgagaggtttggactaggaagtagttatctttaactctgaaggaacatccgaaacatataaaacaaaacatgttacAAACATATATGTAGCAAGTTGAAATAATTTGAACTATTTCGTCTGTGACACTTAAATTGTATGGGATAGAAAAAGGAAAAGagcatttaaaatatattgaaatacaattctaaaagaaatataattagaataaaattttgAACAGAATCATCTCGTCGATATAACTTTGCTTTTGTTTAGGAAAGATGTGTGTAGAATACTAGTGTACGGTTAGTTCTGAACTAAAATGACATATGAAGTGAAGTATTTATAAGACCCTTATGTGTATCTATAAAAGACGGACGTCTTCTAATGTCTTTCAACGTTATTTTTAGGTCTTGACGTCACACGGCACAAGCAGCACGCCTACCCAATAGAGCTCCATGGTCAGCTGCACATCATGTCAGTTGGGGAGCACACAAAGGTCTTGGCTCTAGAACAAGGTAACTGGGGCTCTCATTATATTCTGTAGTGTTACTACTAGCTAGATATATGTCAGGTGCATTAACAAAGAAAAGCTGACCAGCTGTCACATAAGTGATATAGATCATAAACACTTTTGCAAATTTAATGTTCCACATTTATGAGATAGTGCAGATGTCTCTTCTTACGCCCATTAGCGAGTCTGTTAAAATACCAAAAAATTGAAGTCATTCAATCATAAAACAACGAACtaaaacttacaaatacaaaaaaaaaaacaaaaaaaaactcaacctAATAAACcgcttagaaagacacaaagatcaaggcacatttcttactcGTGTCGTAGCAaggtaggggggggggtgtccaaAGTCGAATTTACCCCAAGGACccctcaatgtaattattttttttttacattaatataaaaaattacgtcactgtcatgtaatcttgttattcacgtggagtaaaaaaaaagtactaggCTGCTTTAATCCACATGTTATAAAcgcctttgctgcacagaaagcacaacgtgaggcgatatgaattgagatttgtcacttgtgctttatctcgccaataaacaaaggtattattcattaaaattcactatttttgtttattttacttatatactTTACCAGTTGGATATAAATACATTATCCCGTGTCATAATGCAGAGGCCCCTAAAAAAGGTCACCCCCCCCGTACCCCCAAGTCCCTAAATACGCCACTGTATTCCATGTAAGTGCACATTCGTACAAGAACTTATTCTTCTCTGGTGCCATGACAGAATAGAacgagttgcctgaatcagccatgaaaaccaatgacttagcaaagtttaagtctctaacatGTACGACTAGGTGTATTGGCTTAGAAACgaattatcttcttcttttttttttggaagagatgtttgttatttaaaagatattttaaaacttgtGTTGTCTCTTTCAGGTTATGGGCATCAGGTGTTCGTGTCGAACGACGACGATAAGAGCATCCAGTCCAACATTCGAGCTTTAACTCCAGTGCCCTCGATGGTGGGAATGGATACTGAAAAGCATCCCAGCTCCCTGCTGGCTATTGAGTCTGCACCACCTGTAGTTGAAATGGACAGTGATAAGCACCCGGGTATACATTTAGCCATTGAGTCTGCGCCATCAACAGTCAGAGAGAACGCAAGTAACAAACATCCTCACTTTTACCTCTCCGTTGAGACAGCAACGTCTGGGATTGAACGAAAACTCTCCAGCACCATTCTAGCAATAGAATCCACATCAACGAACCATGCAGCGGACCACGAGACCCACACCAACACCATCATAGTTATTGATCAAGCATCCTCGATTGACATCGAGAACAAACGGCCCCACTTCTACATTACGAATGACTGCAACTGCACATCTTCAGTAGTTGAAATAGAATGCAAGAACTGCCACAACAACTTTCTGTCTAATAGATCTATGCCAACGATTGTTGAAATAGAAAATGACTCCCAGAGCTCCTTGCTGGCAATAGAATCATCCTCATCACTGGGAGAAAGAGACCATTATAAAGTTTCAAAAAGCTTTTCTTGTCCTCGAATAAATGTGGAGAATGTTGATTATATAAATAACGAAGACTCTGGCATTGAACTCGCGACATTTGGTGAAGAGCAGAGATTGATGAAATGACAAAAACTTCTCCATGATCTGAATCAATGTCCATGCCCCAATGACGACACGGAAACACAATACTCTGGGATTGACTCAATGATCGAAATCCGCTTCGATACGGCAACTGACAAAAACCTAATCAGAGGAGAGAACCAAGCGACAATTTTTCTGAATGAGTTCTCCGAATCTCTAAAAGTACCAGTAAGCTCTGAGCTTAGGTTTAACTCCGGAACTGAGGAGGCATCGGGCGCTTGCAGGAGACCGGAGATTTCAGCAACCCTTGCGAACGACTTCTCCGGAGCATTGGAAGGGCACACCCAGATCGATTTGTTGGGATCAAGAAGTGAGTTCGCTGTCAAAGATTTAAGAGAAATCAACATAGTCAAGGCACTGAATGAAAGGCCCTCTGAAGCATTGGAAGTGCTTACAGACAAAGCACAAGTCGGAACAGACTATGATTGCTCAGCTGACGGTGACAGGTTTGAGAAAAAATACTTGGCTTAAGACTCTGCTAGAGATGGTATGCAGTTAGTAATCAGTCTTGGTTTACTTTGCTTAAAATAGAAAGTTTGAATAGCTTCCGATCAATAAGATCTCTAACATTCCAACAAGGATTCCTAAAAGATTGGGAAATTTTAAGAGATTTTCTGCCCTTGTTCTGTTTTTAACATGGTCTGCCAGTCTAAATATGGatgtattcttttttatttattcccttcattttatctttttatttctttttaatggcTTAACATAAAAAAGggtgtaactttttttttaagaatcttGTATTTTGAATCTTTTATAATCTtatatttcttatataatataaaaccaattattttaaattgtacgatgtacatttatttacttttattataacATTGGTGGCAGTT is part of the Biomphalaria glabrata chromosome 10, xgBioGlab47.1, whole genome shotgun sequence genome and harbors:
- the LOC106066542 gene encoding putative ammonium transporter 1 isoform X2; its protein translation is MYYNFYVTRWFVPRNVNRNSNFPFAVMDVGFGLLEAGSVRTKNTTHILVKNILDSLLAGIAFWLFGYALAFGKGNGFIGWTNWAMAEIKDTEISFAVYQIMFASTATTIVAGAVSERCEFVAYLIYSFLLTAFIYPVVAHWGWSYEGWLVNGHDFVIDGQTVTIKYEDFGGSSVVHLVGGTAAFVATCFLGPRIGRFHKETGKPIHIEGHSVALCTVGIFVLLFGFMALNAGSQHHITYPGDAPAISLAVLNTLISASVGGVASLLTHRFGIFGNSWSLHGVINGAFVGMVSICGGCNNVRPWGAAVVGLVASFIMKGIELLLLRYKIDDPLNACGIHFGGGSWGAISLAFLKYDTGIFFTWSQRSGAMLAWQFAGVLSIITWTGTLAVLVFGALKFFGIFRVPEEVEIKGLDVTRHKQHAYPIELHGQLHIMSVGEHTKVLALEQGYGHQVFVSNDDDKSIQSNIRALTPVPSMVGMDTEKHPSSLLAIESAPPVVEMDSDKHPGIHLAIESAPSTVRENASNKHPHFYLSVETATSGIERKLSSTILAIESTSTNHAADHETHTNTIIVIDQASSIDIENKRPHFYITNDCNCTSSVVEIECKNCHNNFLSNRSMPTIVEIENDSQSSLLAIESSSSLGERDHYKVSKSFSCPRINVENVDYINNEDSGIELATFGEEQRLMK
- the LOC106066542 gene encoding putative ammonium transporter 1 isoform X1 → MLPINSTLVMANNTVYVDGNSTPAHYADQLYLLTFGIMIVFMDVGFGLLEAGSVRTKNTTHILVKNILDSLLAGIAFWLFGYALAFGKGNGFIGWTNWAMAEIKDTEISFAVYQIMFASTATTIVAGAVSERCEFVAYLIYSFLLTAFIYPVVAHWGWSYEGWLVNGHDFVIDGQTVTIKYEDFGGSSVVHLVGGTAAFVATCFLGPRIGRFHKETGKPIHIEGHSVALCTVGIFVLLFGFMALNAGSQHHITYPGDAPAISLAVLNTLISASVGGVASLLTHRFGIFGNSWSLHGVINGAFVGMVSICGGCNNVRPWGAAVVGLVASFIMKGIELLLLRYKIDDPLNACGIHFGGGSWGAISLAFLKYDTGIFFTWSQRSGAMLAWQFAGVLSIITWTGTLAVLVFGALKFFGIFRVPEEVEIKGLDVTRHKQHAYPIELHGQLHIMSVGEHTKVLALEQGYGHQVFVSNDDDKSIQSNIRALTPVPSMVGMDTEKHPSSLLAIESAPPVVEMDSDKHPGIHLAIESAPSTVRENASNKHPHFYLSVETATSGIERKLSSTILAIESTSTNHAADHETHTNTIIVIDQASSIDIENKRPHFYITNDCNCTSSVVEIECKNCHNNFLSNRSMPTIVEIENDSQSSLLAIESSSSLGERDHYKVSKSFSCPRINVENVDYINNEDSGIELATFGEEQRLMK